The following are from one region of the Cloacibacterium sp. TD35 genome:
- a CDS encoding DUF2752 domain-containing protein encodes MIFNFLKDNKELKKALKIIWILTVSLSFFIIIISLFASPNFITSNIPICESKKVGKECFLCGSTRAFLTIGKLEFKKAYELNKLSVFLFTTLLTNILIFIIYLIKKSKKL; translated from the coding sequence ATGATATTTAATTTCCTAAAAGATAATAAAGAGTTAAAGAAAGCATTAAAAATAATTTGGATTTTAACTGTGTCTTTGTCCTTTTTTATCATAATTATAAGCCTTTTTGCATCACCAAATTTCATAACTTCAAACATTCCAATTTGTGAAAGTAAAAAAGTCGGAAAAGAATGCTTTTTGTGTGGAAGTACAAGAGCATTTTTAACTATAGGAAAACTTGAATTTAAAAAAGCATATGAATTAAATAAATTAAGTGTTTTTTTATTTACTACTCTTCTAACAAATATTTTAATCTTTATAATATACTTAATAAAAAAATCAAAGAAATTATGA